Within the Stenotrophomonas maltophilia genome, the region TGGACAAGTACTTCGCCGAGAGCAAGTCGACCAAGCCGGAAGAGCTGATCGCCAAGGGCCAGGCGCTGTACCAGCTGGAGCGCTACCAGGAAGCGATCCCGGTGCTGAAGCAGGCCATCGCCGGCTCCACCGAGCCGAAGGACAGCTGGAACCAGCTGCTGATGGCGGCCCTGTCCGAGGCCGGCCAGACCGGTGAAGCCGTGCAGGCCGCCGAGGCCCTGGCGGCGAAGAACCCGAACGACAAGAAGGCGCAGCTGAATCTGGCCAACATGTACATGCAGGCCGACCAGATGCCCAAGGCCGCCGCGGTGATGGACAAGCTGCGCAGCAGCGGCCAGCTCACCGAAGAGCGCGAGTACAAGCAGCTGTACTCGATCTATGCCAACACCGAGAACAAGGAAAAGGACGTCATCGCGGTCATCAACGAAGGGTTGCAGAAGGGCATCCTGAAGCCGGATTACCAGGTCTACCTGGCGCTGGCCCAGTCCTACTACTACTCCGACCAGGTGCCGCAGGCGATCGATGCGTGGCAGAAGGCCGCCCCGCTGTCCAAGGACGGTGAGACCTACCTGAACCTGGCACGCGTCCTGCATGCCGAAGGTCGCGTCCCCGAGGCCAAGCAGGCCGCCCAGCAGGCGCTGGCGAAGGGCGTGAAGAACCAGGCTGATGCCAAGAAAATCATCAACCTGAAGTAAGTAGGAATAACGCCTGAACGCCTGCTCAGTTGATGCGCAGGCGCTCAGGATTGGTATAAGCTTGGAGGTTCCTGCGGTGTCATGCACCGCTGATCAGGGATTCCGCCCCCGGCATCCCGGCCCCACTATTGAGCTCTTGGCGCATGACGGAACAACTAGTCGTTCACCGGTACGAACAACCCGATGACAAGGGGCTGAGCTGGCCTCGCATCGTCGGCATCGCGTTTGTAATCGCCCTGCATCTGGCCGCCTTCATGATGCTTCTGATCCCTGCCGTGGCTCCCAAGGCCGCTGCGGAGAAGGAACGCAATGTGATGGTGACCATCGTCGACGCACCGCCGCCGCCGCCCCCGCCGCCGCCGCCGCCGCCGCCGACAGATACTCCGCCGCCGCCGGTGAAGAATCTGTCGCCGCCGAAGCCGTCGCCGGTCCCGCCGCCGCCGCAGGCGCCGGTCGTGGACGTGCCGGAACCGCGTCCGAACGATATCGTCACTCCGCCGACCCCGCCGTCGCCGCCAAGCCCGCCGGCGTCGATCGAGGCCAGCGTGGACATCTCGTCCAAGGCGATGAATCCCCCGCGTTATCCGCCGGCAGCATTCCGCGCAGGTATCCAGGGTGAAGTGATCCTGATCATTGATGTCGATGCCAGCGGCAACGTCACCAATGTCACGGTGGAAAAGTCCAGCCGTAACCGCGACCTGGACCGTGCTGCGATGGAAGCAGCACGCAAGTGGCGCTTCAACGCCGCTGAATCTGGCGGTAAGAAGACGGCAGGTCGCGTTCGCGTCCCGGTCAACTTTGCGCTGAACTGATGCGTTCGGGTGGCTTCGGGCCACCCCCGCTCCGGTTCGATTGTTTAGCTTAGCTACACCCTTTATCACCACACACAACAAAGGTAAGCGTCATGCTGCAGGAAATTTTCATCGCCGCTGCTGCCGGGGGCAATCCGTCCAACGCCCTGTCGCAGATGGGCTTCGAGCACCTGATCCACGAAATGACCACCAAGCCGGGTGATTTCGCTGTTTCCTGGGTCGTGCTGCTGACCCTGGTGATCATGTCGGCCATGTCCTGGTACTGGACCGTCATCAACATCTTCCGCGCCACCCGCCTGAAGAGCGCTGCCGATCGCGTCGTCAGCCTGTTCTGGGACACCCCGAACGCACAGGACGCCATCCGTGCGATGGAAGAGCAGCCGGCTTCGGAGCCGTTCTCGAAGATCGCCCTGGACGCTGCCCAGGCAGCTGCCCACCACCAGCGCGCTGAAGGCGGCGGTACCGGTGGCCTGGGTGAGAACCTGAGCCGTTCGGAATTCGTCGACCGCGCCCTGCGTCAGGCCGTCACCCGCGAAAGCAACAAGCTGCAGTCGGGCATGACCCTGCTGGCCACCGTCGGCGCGACCGCTCCGTTCGTCGGTCTGCTGGGTACCGTGTGGGGCATCTACGGCGCGCTGATCAAGATCGGTGCCACCGGCTCCGCTTCGATCGACGCCGTTGCCGGCCCGGTGGGTGAAGCGCTGATCATGACCGCGATCGGTCTGTTCGTCGCGATCCCGGCCGTGTTCGCCTTCAACTTCTTCAGCAAGATCAACAGCGCGACCATCAGCAAGTTCGATACCTTCGCGCACGACCTGCACGACTTCTTCGCCACCGGTTCGCGCGTCCGCTGATTGCGGCGCGCTTCCACCCGCGACGAAGCAAGTAGTCATCAAGATCTAGACGGAGCCCGTTATGGCTTTCAGTAGTGGTAACAGCGGCGGCCCCATGGCCGACATCAACGTTACGCCCCTCGTGGACGTGATGCTGGTGCTGCTGATCATCTTCATCATCACGGCGCCCCTGATGTCCCACAAGGTCAAGGTGGATCTGCCGGAAGCCAACCTGATCCAGAATCCGGATGACGCCGAAAAGCGCTCCGGTCCGATCACCCTGGCAGTCAAGGAAGACGGCTCGATCTACTGGAACGACGAAGAAATCACCAAGCAGACGCTCGAGTCGCGCTTGGCGACCGCCGCCCAGCAGACCCCGCAGCCGCCGCTGAACCTGCGTGGTGACCGCACCACCAAGATGCGCGTCATCAACGACCTGACCAAGGTCGCGCAGGAGCAGGGCATGCTGGACGTCGGCTTCGTCGCGACCAAAGAAAAGGGGCAATAAGCCATGGCATTCAGTAGTGGTGGTGGCAAGGGCCCCATGGCCGACATCAACGTCACGCCCCTCGTGGACGTGATGCTGGTGCTGCTGATCATCTTCATCGTGACCGCGCCGATCATGACCTACCCGATCGCCGTGGACCTGCCGCAGCGCGTGCTCAACCCACCGCCGCAGCTGGTCGAACCGCCGCCGCCGATCGAACTGAAGATCGACGCCAGCAACCAGGTCTCGTGGAACAACAGCCCGATCAGCACCAGCGAGCTGCAGCAGCGGATGGAACAGGAGGTCCAGCGTGACCCGACCAACCAGCCGGAACTGCGGATCGATGCAAGCCCGGATTCCGAGTACGACGTGATGGCCAAGGTTCTGGCTGCCGCGAAGAATGCTCAGATGAAGAAGATCGGCTTCGTACAGCAGTAAACGCAATACCGCAACACAACAGTCATGACGCGACTGCAGACGCCCCTGGAGACAGGGGCGTCTTTTTTTGTGCCTGCGAAGCCCGACGGGGTCAGATCCCTTTCCCTGCGGAAAAGGGATCTGACCCCCTCTGACTTCACGCGCCCGCTATGATCGGCGCATGCTCGCCCTCTTCGACTCCCTCCGCCACTGGCTTGATGGCATTGCCCACCTGGGTTCGATCCTGGCCGTGGCCTACCTGCTGTACCTGCTCGCGCTGGCGGGCTGGATCATGCTGCAGAAGCGCGAACCGGTAGCCACGCTGAGCTGGATCCTGTCGCTGGCCCTGCTGCCCTACCTCGGCCTTTTCATCTATTACCTGCTCGGTCCGCAGAAGGTGAAGCGGCAGCGCCTGCGTCGTGGCCGCGCGCGATCGGGGATGGAGCATTACAGCGACGTCTGCCCGCCCGATGCCGATTGCACCGAGCTGGCCAAGATCGCCCAGGCCACCACCGGACTGGCGCCGAGCAGTGCCACCGAAGTGACCTGGCTGGTCGATGGCGCGGCGACCTATGCCGCGCTGCTGGAAGCGGTGGCGCAGGCGCGTGACCACGTGCATCTGGAGTACTACATCTTCAATCCCGACCATGCCGGAACCGCACTGCGTGATGCCCTGGTCGAACGTGCCCGCGCCGGCGTGCAGGTGCGGCTGCTGCTCGATGCAGTGGGCTCGTCCGCGGTGCCGCGACGCTTCCTGCAGCCGCTGCTCGACGCCGGCGGTGAAGCGGTCTGGTTCCATCCCCGCCAGCTGCTGAAGCCCTTCAAGCGACCGTGGCTGAACCTGCGCACCCACCGCAAGCTGGTGATCGTCGATGGCCGCCTCGCGTTCACCGGCGGCATCAACATCACCGATGACGAGGATGAGAGCCGCAACGCCAACGCCTATCGCGACCTGCACATGCGCATCCGCGGTCACGTGGTCCGCAGCCTGCAACTGGTGTTTGCCGAGGACTGGCTCTACGCCAGCGGTCAGGACCACTCGCATTTCGACATCGCGCGGATGTGGCCGGCGGACATGCCGCTCCGCGGCGAAGGCTCGATCAACGCACAGGTGCTGGTGTCCGGTCCGGACTCGGGCTGGGAGACCATCCACCGGCTCCACGTGGCGGCCATCCAGGAAGCGCAGGAGCGCGTGTGGCTGGTCACGCCCTACTTCGTGCCGGGCGAAGCCGCGCGGATGGCGCTGACCTCGGCCGCGCTGGGGGGACTGGACGTGCGCCTGCTGGTGCCGAAGATGAGCGATTCCTGGTTCGTGACCCAGGCCGCACGGTCCTACTTCGACGAGCTGCTGCACGCCGGGGTGAAGATCTACGAGTACGGCCCCCGCATGCTGCATACCAAGGCCTTCATCGCCGACGACGATGTCTGCATCGTCGGCAGCGCCAACTTCGACCATCGCAGTTTCCGCCTGAACTTCGAACTGTCGATGATGATCAGCGACCGCGAGCGGGTCGCCGCCCTGGCGGGCCTGCTGGAGGCCGAGTTCGAGCGCGCTACCCGCGTGCACGACCAGGCCGCGGCCCGCTCGCTGTGGCTGCAACGCCTGCCTGAGGCCTTCGCGCGCCTGGCCTCGCCGCTGCTGTAAGGCGGCGCTACACTGCGGCGATCATCCGGGGAGCCTGACTATGTACTGGTTGTACCTGCTGCCGGCGCTGGGCTGTTTCGCCTTCGCGCTGAAAACCCCAAGCCCGGGGCTGATGGCGCTGGCGCTGCTGGCGGCCCTCGCCTTCCTGCTGGCCTGGGTGCGTGGCCGCTACGTGGCCCGGTTCGGTGATCTGCAGAGTGATCCCTCAACCCTGATCGATGCCGACGAGCTGCGCCGCCTGCGTGAGCAGGCCGAGGCCCGTGGCGCGGATCAACGCGACGAACACGATCCGTCCCCTCTTTCCAAGTAGTACCGTTCGATGACCCAGCTCAGTGTCAACGTCAACAAGATCGCCGTCCTGCGCAATTCGCGCGGTGGTGCCGAACCCGATGTGGTGCGTGCCGCCCAGGCCTGCCTGGATGCCGGCGCCCATGGCATCACCGTGCATCCGCGACCCGATCGACGCCACATCACCGCCGAGGACGTGCTTGCGCTGT harbors:
- the exbB gene encoding TonB-system energizer ExbB; protein product: MLQEIFIAAAAGGNPSNALSQMGFEHLIHEMTTKPGDFAVSWVVLLTLVIMSAMSWYWTVINIFRATRLKSAADRVVSLFWDTPNAQDAIRAMEEQPASEPFSKIALDAAQAAAHHQRAEGGGTGGLGENLSRSEFVDRALRQAVTRESNKLQSGMTLLATVGATAPFVGLLGTVWGIYGALIKIGATGSASIDAVAGPVGEALIMTAIGLFVAIPAVFAFNFFSKINSATISKFDTFAHDLHDFFATGSRVR
- a CDS encoding ExbD/TolR family protein; its protein translation is MAFSSGGGKGPMADINVTPLVDVMLVLLIIFIVTAPIMTYPIAVDLPQRVLNPPPQLVEPPPPIELKIDASNQVSWNNSPISTSELQQRMEQEVQRDPTNQPELRIDASPDSEYDVMAKVLAAAKNAQMKKIGFVQQ
- a CDS encoding ExbD/TolR family protein — encoded protein: MAFSSGNSGGPMADINVTPLVDVMLVLLIIFIITAPLMSHKVKVDLPEANLIQNPDDAEKRSGPITLAVKEDGSIYWNDEEITKQTLESRLATAAQQTPQPPLNLRGDRTTKMRVINDLTKVAQEQGMLDVGFVATKEKGQ
- a CDS encoding energy transducer TonB, giving the protein MTEQLVVHRYEQPDDKGLSWPRIVGIAFVIALHLAAFMMLLIPAVAPKAAAEKERNVMVTIVDAPPPPPPPPPPPPPTDTPPPPVKNLSPPKPSPVPPPPQAPVVDVPEPRPNDIVTPPTPPSPPSPPASIEASVDISSKAMNPPRYPPAAFRAGIQGEVILIIDVDASGNVTNVTVEKSSRNRDLDRAAMEAARKWRFNAAESGGKKTAGRVRVPVNFALN
- a CDS encoding tetratricopeptide repeat protein; this encodes MIFRKHKAVLSVLVATALTGAVVTDALAQSSRSSDRGNRGGSSKQAKAEPLYPNATRQEPAAKSSAKMGGKLQKLVDSYNKEKFPETRTQADAILADSAANEYDKSLAAQLASQAAYQTDDVAAAIAYLKQVLQFNGLDNNGHFQSMLMLGQLQLQEDQTAEGLATLDKYFAESKSTKPEELIAKGQALYQLERYQEAIPVLKQAIAGSTEPKDSWNQLLMAALSEAGQTGEAVQAAEALAAKNPNDKKAQLNLANMYMQADQMPKAAAVMDKLRSSGQLTEEREYKQLYSIYANTENKEKDVIAVINEGLQKGILKPDYQVYLALAQSYYYSDQVPQAIDAWQKAAPLSKDGETYLNLARVLHAEGRVPEAKQAAQQALAKGVKNQADAKKIINLK
- the cls gene encoding cardiolipin synthase; the protein is MLALFDSLRHWLDGIAHLGSILAVAYLLYLLALAGWIMLQKREPVATLSWILSLALLPYLGLFIYYLLGPQKVKRQRLRRGRARSGMEHYSDVCPPDADCTELAKIAQATTGLAPSSATEVTWLVDGAATYAALLEAVAQARDHVHLEYYIFNPDHAGTALRDALVERARAGVQVRLLLDAVGSSAVPRRFLQPLLDAGGEAVWFHPRQLLKPFKRPWLNLRTHRKLVIVDGRLAFTGGINITDDEDESRNANAYRDLHMRIRGHVVRSLQLVFAEDWLYASGQDHSHFDIARMWPADMPLRGEGSINAQVLVSGPDSGWETIHRLHVAAIQEAQERVWLVTPYFVPGEAARMALTSAALGGLDVRLLVPKMSDSWFVTQAARSYFDELLHAGVKIYEYGPRMLHTKAFIADDDVCIVGSANFDHRSFRLNFELSMMISDRERVAALAGLLEAEFERATRVHDQAAARSLWLQRLPEAFARLASPLL